One Kribbella sp. NBC_00662 genomic region harbors:
- a CDS encoding SDR family NAD(P)-dependent oxidoreductase: MTRTALVVGGTSGIGAATARRLAADGLHVIAAGLNAHTPEASAPHPVQVELDLRQPGDLEGLISSLGALDVLVNAAGIIRRGDEHQPDVFREVVEINLTGAMRAAEAAHDLLAASSGCIVNVASMLSYFGGPLVPAYSASKGGIVQLTKSLAVAWAADGIRVNAVAPGWIATDLTAALQSDPVASERILSRTPMARWGTPDEVAGVIAFLSGPDAGFVTGTVVPVDGGYLSM; the protein is encoded by the coding sequence ATGACACGGACCGCGCTGGTCGTCGGAGGCACCAGTGGCATCGGTGCGGCCACAGCACGCCGCCTCGCGGCGGACGGCCTGCACGTCATCGCAGCCGGCCTGAACGCCCACACGCCAGAGGCGAGCGCGCCCCATCCCGTCCAAGTGGAGCTGGATCTGCGCCAGCCCGGCGACCTCGAGGGACTGATCAGTTCGCTCGGGGCTCTCGACGTCCTGGTGAACGCGGCCGGCATCATCCGGCGTGGCGACGAGCACCAGCCGGACGTGTTTCGCGAGGTCGTGGAGATCAACCTGACCGGCGCGATGCGGGCCGCCGAGGCCGCACACGACCTGCTCGCGGCGAGCAGCGGTTGCATCGTCAACGTGGCCTCGATGCTCAGCTACTTCGGCGGTCCACTCGTACCGGCGTACAGCGCGTCCAAAGGCGGGATCGTGCAGCTGACCAAGTCCCTGGCCGTGGCGTGGGCGGCGGACGGCATCCGCGTGAACGCCGTCGCGCCCGGCTGGATCGCCACGGACCTGACTGCAGCGCTGCAGTCCGATCCGGTCGCCTCCGAGCGGATCCTGTCCCGTACGCCGATGGCTCGCTGGGGTACGCCGGATGAGGTCGCGGGCGTGATCGCCTTCCTGTCCGGCCCCGACGCGGGCTTCGTCACCGGCACCGTCGTACCCGTCGACGGCGGCTACCTGAGCATGTGA
- a CDS encoding 2,4'-dihydroxyacetophenone dioxygenase family protein has translation MIPVSAGVPPEIAVQAVPDDDRLWVQQAPGVWFRPLMLNTITGQWCNLLKVTRAGIVSRHRHPSAVFGYVIKGKWQYDEHDWVADTGSFVYEPPGEIHTLRVPEDCTEMITFFNISGAMIYVDEAGNQIGYEDTFTKIQLCRDHYGANGLGADYVDQFIR, from the coding sequence ATGATCCCCGTATCCGCAGGCGTGCCGCCGGAGATCGCGGTACAGGCAGTCCCCGACGACGACCGGCTCTGGGTGCAGCAGGCGCCGGGCGTCTGGTTCCGGCCGTTGATGCTGAACACGATCACCGGCCAGTGGTGCAACCTGCTGAAGGTCACCCGGGCCGGCATCGTCTCGCGGCACCGCCACCCCAGCGCGGTCTTCGGCTATGTGATCAAGGGCAAATGGCAGTACGACGAACACGACTGGGTCGCCGACACCGGATCGTTCGTGTACGAACCGCCGGGCGAGATCCACACCCTGCGCGTGCCCGAGGACTGCACCGAGATGATCACGTTCTTCAACATCTCCGGCGCGATGATCTACGTCGACGAGGCCGGGAACCAGATCGGCTACGAGGACACGTTCACGAAGATCCAGCTCTGCCGCGACCACTACGGCGCCAACGGACTCGGCGCGGACTACGTGGACCAGTTCATCCGCTGA
- a CDS encoding LysR family transcriptional regulator, whose amino-acid sequence MDLNAAYGFRMDWIVSFVAVARYGGFSAAGKAVYRGQSRISEHVAELERALGVQLFDRTHPTSLTPEGRALLPRAEELLRNLQSLNGGGEVRFGAYPSAAAWLFPRVVRRLPDSIRLLLVEGPSIDLESALLRGDIDLAIRPVHPLVTDESLVHEVLWREPLTAVFPAKHPLAEASSVSLEELAELPLISIGEADGPRQFESHLAFASAGLSPESVFRTNQPQTLLSLVRHGLGVGVTNQLAVTTANLDGVKLVPIHDAGVDRQVGLFTRGDRVHSPSLDQVIEAVREVSG is encoded by the coding sequence ATGGACCTCAACGCGGCGTACGGCTTCCGGATGGACTGGATCGTGAGCTTCGTAGCCGTCGCGCGGTACGGCGGGTTCTCCGCGGCCGGCAAGGCGGTGTACCGCGGTCAGTCGCGGATCAGCGAGCACGTGGCCGAGCTGGAGCGCGCACTCGGCGTACAGCTGTTCGACCGGACCCATCCGACCAGTCTGACGCCGGAGGGCCGTGCGTTGCTCCCGCGTGCCGAGGAGCTCCTGCGCAACCTCCAGAGCCTGAACGGCGGGGGAGAGGTTCGCTTCGGCGCCTACCCGAGCGCGGCCGCCTGGCTGTTCCCACGCGTCGTACGCCGCCTGCCGGACAGCATCCGGCTCCTGCTCGTCGAGGGACCGAGCATCGACCTCGAGAGCGCCCTGCTCCGCGGCGACATCGACCTCGCGATCCGGCCGGTGCACCCGCTCGTGACCGACGAATCGCTCGTCCACGAGGTGCTCTGGCGCGAACCGCTCACCGCCGTCTTCCCGGCCAAGCACCCGCTGGCCGAGGCTTCATCGGTGAGCCTCGAAGAGCTCGCCGAGCTCCCGCTCATCTCGATCGGTGAGGCGGACGGGCCGCGGCAGTTCGAGTCCCACCTGGCGTTCGCGTCCGCCGGCCTCAGCCCCGAGTCCGTCTTCCGCACCAACCAGCCGCAGACGCTGCTGTCCCTGGTCCGTCACGGTCTCGGCGTTGGCGTGACCAACCAGTTGGCGGTCACGACGGCCAACCTCGACGGCGTGAAGCTCGTCCCGATTCACGACGCCGGTGTGGACCGCCAGGTCGGGTTGTTCACCCGCGGCGACCGCGTGCACTCGCCTTCGCTGGACCAGGTGATCGAGGCTGTGCGGGAGGTCAGCGGATGA
- a CDS encoding FAD-dependent oxidoreductase, with protein MLEVAVIGAGQAGLSAAYHLVRLGFTPYDEVVVLDRNPAPGGAWQHRWDSLTMHDVHGIANLPGVPVPPSADTERANAFVPAYFADYEKRFALPVLRPVAVSSVHAVGGGFEVQTDGDTYRAAALVNATGTWDRPFIPWYPGIETFRGRQLHTADYRGAAELAGQHVLVVGGGASAVQLLAEISAVATTTWVTRRPPEWRTGDDFTPEYGRQVVARVEERVRAGLPPRSVVSVTGLHLRPQEQAAWDRGVYTRYPMFSRITPDGVEWADGRHEHIDTILWATGFRADLAHLAPLHLREPSGGIRMNGTATVADPRIHLVGYGPSASTIGANRAGFTAARSLRDLLKPQAA; from the coding sequence GTGCTCGAAGTAGCGGTGATCGGTGCGGGACAGGCGGGGCTGTCGGCTGCGTACCACCTGGTGCGGCTCGGATTCACGCCGTACGACGAGGTCGTGGTCCTGGACCGGAATCCGGCGCCCGGTGGCGCCTGGCAGCACCGGTGGGACTCGCTGACGATGCACGACGTGCACGGGATCGCGAACCTGCCCGGTGTACCGGTGCCGCCGAGTGCAGATACGGAGCGGGCGAACGCGTTCGTCCCGGCGTACTTCGCGGACTACGAGAAACGCTTCGCGCTGCCCGTCCTCCGACCCGTTGCAGTCTCCAGCGTGCACGCGGTGGGTGGCGGCTTCGAGGTGCAGACCGACGGCGACACGTACCGCGCAGCGGCTTTGGTCAATGCGACAGGAACGTGGGACCGGCCGTTCATCCCTTGGTATCCGGGGATCGAGACGTTCCGCGGTCGGCAGCTCCACACGGCCGATTACCGCGGCGCAGCGGAGCTTGCCGGCCAGCACGTGCTCGTTGTGGGCGGCGGCGCGTCAGCCGTGCAGTTGCTGGCGGAGATCTCCGCTGTCGCGACCACGACCTGGGTGACGCGTCGGCCGCCGGAGTGGCGGACAGGTGACGACTTCACGCCGGAGTACGGGCGGCAGGTGGTCGCCCGGGTCGAGGAACGGGTCCGCGCCGGACTGCCGCCGCGGAGCGTGGTCAGCGTGACCGGCCTGCACCTGCGACCGCAGGAACAAGCTGCCTGGGACCGCGGCGTCTACACCCGCTACCCGATGTTCTCCCGCATCACACCGGACGGCGTCGAGTGGGCAGATGGCCGACACGAACACATCGACACCATCCTTTGGGCGACCGGCTTCCGCGCCGACCTGGCCCACCTGGCCCCGCTCCACCTCCGCGAGCCCTCCGGCGGCATCCGTATGAACGGCACCGCGACCGTCGCCGACCCACGCATCCACCTGGTCGGCTACGGCCCCTCGGCGAGCACCATCGGCGCCAACCGCGCCGGCTTCACCGCCGCACGCTCCCTGCGCGACCTGCTCAAACCCCAGGCTGCTTAG
- a CDS encoding MFS transporter codes for MTSLPPAVRRLILATLVNTLGNGVYAAVGALYLTRAAGLSVAHVGVGLTVAALVGLVTSTPLGVVADRLGPNRAYVGFLLLQALTMTALTQVRSFAPYVVVAGVTAIADSGQRGAKGALIAGLSPADQRVRTRAILRVATNVGMGAGMGLAGIVLAVDRREVYVIALLANAATYLVMAGLVRFGMPEVDKVPSAGGPSGLTALADRRFLAFVALDGVLTMHAALAQVGIPLWVATATDAPRWMISVLLVINSVAVILLQVRVARGTEQLSGAARAGRRAGLLLAGACVVLALTDTTSGVVTVGLLIVAALFHVLGEMLQSAGGWGISFELAPPGAQGQYQGAYAMGRQLGDLVAPLLLTTVAVSWGWPGWLLVGALFLFAGLLIPGVVAGHRANAEERDLVVS; via the coding sequence GTGACTTCTCTTCCGCCTGCAGTGCGTCGGTTGATTCTGGCAACGTTGGTGAACACGCTCGGGAACGGCGTCTACGCGGCCGTCGGGGCGCTCTACCTGACCAGAGCGGCCGGCCTGTCCGTCGCGCACGTCGGCGTCGGGCTGACCGTGGCCGCACTGGTCGGCCTGGTGACGAGCACCCCGCTCGGTGTCGTTGCCGATCGCCTCGGCCCGAACCGCGCGTACGTCGGCTTCCTGCTGCTCCAGGCGCTCACGATGACCGCGCTCACCCAGGTCCGTTCCTTCGCCCCGTACGTCGTCGTCGCCGGCGTGACTGCGATCGCGGATTCCGGCCAACGCGGCGCCAAGGGCGCGCTGATCGCGGGACTGTCACCGGCCGACCAGCGGGTGCGGACCCGGGCGATCCTCCGGGTGGCGACGAACGTCGGGATGGGTGCCGGCATGGGACTGGCCGGGATCGTGCTCGCGGTCGACCGGCGAGAGGTCTATGTGATCGCGTTGCTCGCGAACGCGGCGACGTACCTGGTCATGGCCGGGCTGGTGCGCTTCGGCATGCCCGAGGTGGACAAGGTGCCCTCGGCCGGCGGGCCGTCGGGCCTGACCGCGCTGGCGGATCGGAGGTTCCTGGCGTTCGTTGCACTGGACGGCGTACTGACGATGCATGCCGCGCTGGCGCAGGTCGGGATCCCGCTCTGGGTGGCGACCGCGACCGATGCGCCGCGGTGGATGATCTCGGTCCTGCTGGTGATCAACTCGGTCGCGGTGATCCTGCTGCAGGTACGGGTCGCCCGCGGCACCGAACAGCTGTCCGGCGCTGCCCGAGCCGGCCGCCGGGCCGGACTGCTGCTCGCCGGTGCCTGCGTCGTACTCGCTCTCACCGACACGACGTCCGGCGTGGTGACGGTCGGTCTGCTGATCGTCGCAGCGCTGTTCCATGTGCTCGGCGAGATGCTCCAGTCGGCGGGCGGTTGGGGCATCAGCTTCGAGCTCGCGCCGCCCGGCGCACAGGGTCAGTACCAGGGCGCGTATGCGATGGGCCGCCAACTCGGCGACCTCGTGGCGCCATTGCTCCTCACCACGGTCGCCGTCTCCTGGGGCTGGCCCGGATGGCTGCTCGTCGGCGCTCTCTTTCTCTTCGCCGGCCTCCTGATCCCGGGCGTCGTCGCCGGCCACCGTGCGAACGCCGAGGAGCGCGACCTCGTTGTGAGCTGA
- a CDS encoding DUF5937 family protein, with the protein MPTVLAGVSRLEPERIRHVASPLIELGCALHVLAEPTHHDRVEWAASVPLSAELRSELAQWSWTVRAVRARFFATTAATGMPSWSDELAALRSRPPEEVAAELVRPLRGRPLSSRSVDTDAVLHWARSRGRAVAALVESLVTSPADPVRRFVDLLDACWQEWFRDVWSASRDELAARGRHDRDLAIRDGVGAMLRSLDSSIDLRDADSVVVQKVQSKRIDVSTRSLLLVPSNYIAPHLFVGEIPGEPITVIYPVTGRGAAVPTAQQIRSRLDALASPDRLQVCRAVASEPRTAGEIAALWGLHPTQVTRHLRALTRAGLVTAERQGRFVAYRLDNQALTTLGADLLTLIMR; encoded by the coding sequence GTGCCGACTGTCCTCGCGGGCGTCAGTCGGCTCGAGCCCGAGCGGATTCGGCATGTCGCGTCGCCGCTGATCGAGTTGGGCTGCGCTCTGCACGTGCTGGCTGAGCCCACTCACCATGACCGGGTCGAGTGGGCGGCGTCCGTTCCGTTGTCCGCTGAGCTGCGCTCCGAGCTGGCGCAGTGGTCCTGGACGGTGCGTGCGGTCCGCGCTCGCTTCTTCGCGACCACAGCTGCTACCGGCATGCCGTCCTGGTCGGATGAGCTGGCCGCGCTCCGGTCACGCCCGCCGGAGGAGGTGGCCGCTGAGCTGGTCCGGCCGTTGCGCGGTCGCCCGTTGAGCAGCCGGTCCGTCGACACAGACGCCGTACTGCACTGGGCTCGCAGTCGTGGCCGTGCGGTGGCTGCGCTGGTCGAGTCGCTCGTGACGTCTCCAGCAGATCCGGTACGGCGCTTTGTCGACCTGCTGGATGCTTGCTGGCAGGAGTGGTTTCGGGACGTCTGGTCGGCGTCACGGGATGAGCTGGCTGCCCGTGGTCGGCACGACCGCGACCTGGCGATCCGCGACGGCGTCGGAGCGATGCTGCGGTCGTTGGACAGCTCGATCGACCTGCGTGACGCCGACAGCGTCGTCGTACAGAAGGTGCAGAGCAAGCGGATCGACGTCAGCACGCGTTCGTTGTTGCTTGTCCCCAGCAACTACATCGCGCCGCACCTGTTCGTCGGCGAGATCCCCGGCGAACCGATCACGGTCATCTATCCGGTGACCGGTCGGGGTGCCGCCGTACCGACCGCTCAGCAGATCCGCTCCCGGTTGGATGCGCTGGCATCACCCGATCGCCTGCAGGTCTGCCGAGCCGTCGCCAGCGAACCCCGCACGGCCGGTGAGATCGCTGCACTCTGGGGTCTGCACCCCACGCAGGTCACCCGCCACCTCAGAGCCCTGACCAGAGCCGGTCTGGTCACGGCCGAACGGCAGGGCCGCTTCGTTGCCTACCGCCTGGACAACCAGGCTCTGACCACCCTCGGCGCCGACCTCCTGACACTGATCATGCGCTGA
- a CDS encoding GyrI-like domain-containing protein — MPEIVELEERPYVALRGKVAMDGIGAFADRMREVIDWLAAKEIAPNDAPFFKYDVVDMENGLVMEIGFPVDDLRSGEGEIVTGVLPAGRYATASHHGHPDGLMAATRDLLAWGEEQGLEWDANGDHWTARLEIYRSNPREVPDMNDWDTDLQFKLKD; from the coding sequence ATGCCGGAGATCGTCGAGTTGGAGGAACGGCCGTACGTCGCGTTGCGGGGCAAGGTCGCGATGGACGGCATCGGGGCGTTCGCGGACCGGATGCGGGAGGTGATCGACTGGCTCGCGGCCAAGGAGATCGCCCCGAACGACGCGCCGTTCTTCAAGTACGACGTGGTCGACATGGAGAACGGACTGGTCATGGAGATCGGGTTCCCGGTCGACGACCTGCGCTCCGGTGAGGGCGAGATCGTCACCGGCGTACTCCCGGCCGGCCGGTACGCGACCGCCAGCCACCACGGCCACCCCGACGGCCTGATGGCGGCCACCCGCGACCTGCTGGCGTGGGGCGAGGAGCAGGGCCTCGAGTGGGACGCCAATGGCGACCACTGGACCGCCCGCCTGGAGATCTACCGCTCCAACCCCCGCGAGGTCCCAGACATGAACGACTGGGACACCGACCTCCAGTTCAAGCTGAAGGACTGA
- a CDS encoding glycoside hydrolase domain-containing protein, translated as MLKLKVLLAAMALSIAVLPAYAEPTTPITYNAGTTATRFTGLAFDTCTAPTLAQMTAWKASPYKAIGIYFGGVNRSCAQPQLTPAWVTAVTAMGWRLVPIYLGLQAPCGTRKYKMSTTASNREAVRDADDAVAKAKALGLLPGSALYNDMENYDHTNAVCRTAVLHYLSAWTKELHLQRYLSGVYANLGSGAPDLAAAYNSPSYARPDALWIARWDNSSLLTGWAGIPNTFWAVGQRGKQYVGDHTETYGGVTLNIDNDRFDAPVASVAYNYTVRTTIHSYSGPSTAYPVRSTIAANAGVRVVCQTFGPKIGTSSVWDKLIDGTYVTDYYVRTPSKPGYSAPLPGCSFPFQTTINGLSRRHGPGTAYAAYPSTLPAGSLAWITCQAAGTRVGTTSVWDRLSDGSWVTDYYVATASNTTYTAPIRRC; from the coding sequence ATGTTGAAGCTCAAAGTCCTGCTTGCCGCCATGGCGCTCTCGATCGCCGTCCTGCCCGCGTACGCCGAGCCGACGACGCCGATCACCTACAACGCGGGTACTACGGCGACGCGGTTCACCGGGCTGGCGTTCGACACATGTACGGCGCCGACTCTGGCGCAGATGACCGCATGGAAGGCCTCGCCGTACAAGGCGATCGGCATCTACTTCGGTGGCGTCAACCGGAGCTGCGCGCAGCCACAGCTGACCCCAGCGTGGGTCACAGCTGTCACTGCGATGGGCTGGCGGCTCGTGCCGATCTATCTCGGGCTACAAGCTCCGTGCGGCACCCGGAAGTACAAGATGTCGACGACCGCCTCCAACCGCGAGGCGGTGCGGGACGCGGACGATGCGGTCGCGAAGGCCAAAGCACTGGGCCTCCTGCCGGGCAGTGCGCTCTACAACGACATGGAGAACTACGACCACACCAATGCGGTCTGCCGCACCGCCGTACTGCACTACCTGTCCGCCTGGACGAAAGAGCTGCACCTACAGCGCTACCTCTCCGGTGTGTACGCAAACCTGGGCTCAGGTGCGCCGGACCTCGCTGCGGCGTACAACTCCCCGTCGTACGCCCGGCCGGACGCACTGTGGATCGCCCGCTGGGACAACAGCAGCCTGCTCACCGGCTGGGCCGGCATCCCCAACACGTTCTGGGCGGTCGGACAGCGTGGCAAGCAGTACGTCGGCGACCACACCGAGACGTACGGCGGGGTGACGCTCAACATCGACAACGACCGCTTCGATGCACCGGTCGCGTCCGTCGCCTACAACTACACCGTCCGTACGACGATCCACTCGTACTCCGGTCCGTCGACGGCGTACCCGGTCCGCTCGACGATCGCAGCGAACGCGGGCGTGCGAGTCGTGTGCCAGACGTTCGGACCGAAGATCGGCACCAGCTCGGTCTGGGACAAGCTCATCGACGGCACCTACGTCACCGACTACTACGTGCGCACCCCGAGCAAGCCCGGCTACAGCGCACCACTCCCCGGCTGCAGTTTCCCCTTCCAGACAACGATCAACGGCCTGAGCAGACGACACGGCCCGGGTACGGCGTACGCGGCGTACCCGAGCACTCTGCCCGCCGGGTCGCTGGCGTGGATCACCTGTCAGGCAGCTGGGACCAGAGTCGGCACCACGTCGGTCTGGGATCGGCTGAGTGACGGTAGCTGGGTCACCGACTACTACGTCGCGACAGCGAGCAACACGACTTACACGGCACCGATCCGTCGCTGCTGA
- a CDS encoding cupin domain-containing protein, with translation MHVIRAAEAERFQLPGVEFTGLAAPSRGSAGLCTWKLTVEAGHGGDAPHTLDRDEVFMVISGTVSLGADKLGPGDAVVVPAGEPISLTNLGEGPAELYVAITAGFTGYMADGTAVQPPWAQ, from the coding sequence ATGCACGTCATTCGCGCGGCCGAGGCGGAGCGGTTCCAGCTGCCGGGGGTCGAGTTCACCGGGCTGGCCGCACCCAGCCGCGGTTCGGCCGGGTTGTGCACGTGGAAGCTCACGGTCGAGGCCGGGCACGGCGGCGACGCGCCGCACACGCTCGACCGCGACGAGGTGTTCATGGTCATCAGCGGCACCGTGTCACTCGGCGCGGACAAGCTCGGCCCGGGCGACGCGGTCGTCGTACCGGCCGGTGAGCCGATCTCGCTGACCAACCTCGGCGAGGGTCCGGCGGAGCTGTACGTCGCCATCACCGCCGGCTTCACGGGCTACATGGCCGACGGCACGGCGGTCCAGCCGCCCTGGGCCCAATAA
- a CDS encoding MarR family winged helix-turn-helix transcriptional regulator, protein MTRSGKPDIGILLLLADQEFVRELRAHTAALGYEDQGRSDGFVLRTLGAGPRTISGLAERLEISKQGAGQIVDDMERRGYVERRPDPSDARAKLLHLTERGEAALSTARKFHQAYERRLRKRFGDEAIDTLRDVLTEMAGEAQISTPHFRALMF, encoded by the coding sequence ATGACGCGATCGGGCAAGCCGGATATCGGGATCTTGTTGCTGCTGGCGGACCAGGAGTTCGTCCGCGAACTGCGGGCGCACACGGCGGCGCTGGGGTACGAGGACCAGGGCCGGTCGGACGGCTTCGTCCTGCGGACCCTCGGTGCCGGGCCGCGGACGATCAGCGGGCTGGCCGAGCGGCTGGAGATCAGCAAGCAGGGCGCGGGCCAGATCGTCGACGACATGGAGCGCCGCGGGTACGTCGAACGCCGCCCGGACCCGTCGGACGCGCGCGCGAAGCTGCTCCACCTGACCGAACGCGGTGAGGCCGCGCTGTCGACGGCGCGGAAATTCCATCAGGCCTACGAACGCCGCCTGCGCAAACGCTTCGGCGACGAGGCGATCGACACCCTGCGCGACGTACTGACCGAGATGGCCGGCGAGGCCCAGATCAGCACGCCGCACTTCAGGGCGTTGATGTTCTAG
- a CDS encoding serine hydrolase: MELSRRNFGKLAIATGAVAAVGTGAGSVLSRSADAAATWKTTGTAVSALAGFDNQMKTFMQARGVTAGQLAVTYKGRLVLARGYSTSSALTVQPTSLFRVASLSKSITAAAIVKLVQDGKLSLSTPVGNIIPITPPTGQTRDARWSAVTIKRLLQHLGGWDRDISGDPEWEDAVISKALGVPMELHPADVIKYQAGRKLDFNPGTKYAYSNFGYTLAGRVIEKVSGLSYPTYVQQKLLTPLGITRMAQGYSIAKHAGEVPYDSQYSGPTVLDMSGTKVPAPYGTFSMRIQDANGGWIASAPDIVRWARMFDKSSSVLNTASLNSIWAKPEIGVNSDGWYYGLGWQVRPVTTGGTGRNTWHTGSMPGTFTIVVRTYNGMSWAALFNRRDDASGKSYGDIDAALWTAANGVKTWPTNDLFPKYF, translated from the coding sequence GTGGAGCTGTCGCGCCGGAATTTCGGCAAGCTCGCCATTGCCACCGGAGCGGTTGCCGCCGTCGGGACCGGGGCCGGTTCGGTTCTCAGCCGGTCTGCGGACGCCGCGGCGACCTGGAAGACCACCGGGACGGCGGTCTCGGCGCTGGCCGGGTTCGACAACCAGATGAAGACCTTCATGCAGGCCCGCGGTGTCACCGCCGGTCAGCTCGCCGTCACCTACAAGGGCCGTCTGGTGCTCGCCCGGGGCTACAGCACGTCCAGCGCGCTGACCGTGCAGCCGACGTCGCTGTTCCGGGTCGCGAGCTTGTCGAAGTCGATCACGGCGGCGGCGATCGTGAAGCTCGTGCAGGACGGCAAGCTGAGTCTGTCGACGCCGGTCGGCAACATCATCCCGATCACCCCGCCGACCGGGCAGACCCGGGACGCCCGCTGGTCCGCAGTCACGATCAAGCGGCTGCTGCAGCACCTCGGCGGCTGGGATCGCGACATCTCGGGCGACCCGGAGTGGGAGGACGCCGTGATCTCCAAGGCTCTGGGCGTCCCGATGGAGCTGCACCCCGCGGACGTGATCAAGTACCAGGCCGGCCGGAAGCTCGACTTCAACCCCGGCACCAAGTACGCGTACTCCAACTTCGGGTACACCCTCGCCGGCCGGGTGATCGAGAAGGTCAGCGGCCTGAGCTACCCCACCTACGTGCAGCAGAAGCTGCTGACCCCGCTGGGGATCACGCGGATGGCGCAGGGTTACTCGATCGCGAAGCACGCCGGCGAGGTGCCGTACGACTCGCAGTACTCCGGTCCCACCGTGCTGGACATGTCCGGCACCAAGGTGCCCGCGCCGTACGGGACCTTCAGCATGCGGATCCAGGACGCCAACGGCGGCTGGATCGCCAGCGCGCCTGACATCGTCCGATGGGCACGGATGTTCGACAAGTCGTCCAGCGTGCTGAACACCGCGTCCCTGAACAGCATCTGGGCGAAGCCGGAGATCGGCGTCAACTCCGACGGCTGGTACTACGGTCTCGGCTGGCAGGTCCGCCCGGTGACGACCGGCGGCACCGGCCGCAACACGTGGCACACCGGCAGCATGCCCGGCACGTTCACGATCGTCGTCCGCACCTACAACGGGATGAGCTGGGCCGCCCTGTTCAACCGCCGCGACGACGCCAGCGGCAAGTCGTACGGCGACATCGACGCCGCCCTGTGGACCGCCGCCAACGGCGTCAAGACCTGGCCGACCAACGACCTGTTCCCGAAGTACTTCTAG